From the genome of Palaemon carinicauda isolate YSFRI2023 chromosome 6, ASM3689809v2, whole genome shotgun sequence, one region includes:
- the LOC137643261 gene encoding piggyBac transposable element-derived protein 4-like: MANMEYHYDSETSADDLDSHSEHDSDDYMTDSDVYDDDLDIEPVASSWAHVYPPEGIDCGSDLVFTQRNVGPLGIPNRNSQPIEYFSLFITDDIIDILVRETNIYANRFLASKEEWIREHPRSKYRIWKPVTHERMKKFLALSLLMGLIKVQDIKDFWSTFRSTRIPFYGETMPRDEYLLISRFLHLNDNTLNKPRGDPQYDPWFRVRPLLDSSNKLFKDHYNLQQTISLDESMIGMRNRCAFIQYMPNKRHCRYGIKKFELCEASTGYVYHIDVYSGRDFYATGSQQGFTHTVVMNIMEKSKVLNKGYHLITDNFYTKIPLAVWSSRSSAQTRHGEKIKPKVINDYNVGMGGVDLSDKKLYHYAAQRSTRRYWKKIYSNLIDVSVLNAYIIYQQNTDRPFKRDDFLRDIIECLSIPDAASYPLIPQSPGSRLSNSPGRNPIPVSSPGSSHVYARLDGCKQRLCAVCPKRSKHWCPG; the protein is encoded by the exons atgGCTAATATGGAATATCATTATGATTCAGAAACAAGTGCTGATGATTTGGACAGCCATAGTGAGCATGATAGTGATGATTATATGACTGATAGCGATGTTTATGACGACGATCTTGACATTGAACCTGTTGCCTCATCCTGGGCACATGTTTATCCGCCTGAAGGTATTGACTGTGGGAGTGATTTGGTTTTTACCCAAAGAAATGTAGGTCCTTTAGGGATTCCTAACCGTAATTCACAGcctattgaatacttttctttatttataactgaTGATATTATAGATATTCTTGTTCGTGAGACTAACATATATGCCAACAGATTTTTAGCTAGTAAGGAAGAGTGGATAAGAGAACATCCACGAAGCAAATACAGAATCTGGAAACCAGTAActcatgaaagaatgaaaaagtttttaGCTCTTAGTTTACTCATGGGATTGATAAAAGTGCAGGATATAAAAGATTTTTGGAGTACGTTTCGTTCAACTAGAATTCCTTTTTATGGAGAAACCATGCCACGCGATGAATATCTTCTAATTAGTCGATTTCTTCATTTGAATGATAATACCTTGAATAAGCCCAGAGGTGACCCACAGTATGACCCATGGTTTCGAGTGCGCCCTCTTTTAGATTCCAGCAATAAGTTATTCAAGGATCATTACAATCTTCAGCAGACTATCTCCCTTGATGAAAGTATGATTGGTATGCGTAATAGGTGTGCATTTATACAATATATGCCCAATAAACGGCACTGTAGGTATGGAATAAAAAAGTTTGAACTTTGTGAAGCTTCCACTGGATATGTTTATCATATAGATGTGTATTCAGGGCGTGATTTTTATGCTACTGGAAGTCAGCAAGGCTTTACTCATACAGTAGTAATGAATATAATGGAGAAAAGCAAGGTTCTGAATAAAGGTTATCACCTGATTACTGACAACTTTTATACAAAGATTCCTCTAGCAGTTTGGTCAAGCAGAAGCTCAGCACAG ACAAGACATGGAGAAAAAATCAAGCCTAAAGTCATAAATGACTATAATGTTGGTATGGGAGGTGTTGACCTGTCAgacaaaaaactttatcattatgctgcaCAAAGGTCAACCAGGAGATACTGGAAGAAAATTTATAGTAATCTTATAGATGTATCAGTTCTAAATGCTTATATTATCTATCAGCAAAATACTGATAGGCCATTCAAGAGAGATGATTTTCTTCGTGACATTATTGAATGTCTGTCAATCCCGGATGCTGCATCTTACCCTCTCATTCCACAGTCGCCTGGTAGCCGACTTTCTAATTCACCAGGTCGTAATCCTATTCCTGTCAGTTCACCTGGTTCAAGCCATGTATATGCTAGGTTAGATGGTTGCAAGCAAAGATTATGTGCAGTTTGTCCCAAGCGCTCGAAGCACTGGTGTCCTGGATGA